ACCCGCCCACCGAATATCGCGCTGGCCGAGATCGCCGACCGCGCTGCGGCCTCGGGGGTCCCGGCTGGTGAGCCGGGACAGACCGAGTACCTCAAGATGCGGAACTGGTACCTGCACAGTCAGGTTAGTGAGGGTACTGAGTCGGAGGTGATCCCCGAGGTCACCGAGGTGTCTCGGCGTCACGCTCCCTCGGCGCGGCCCCCCGCCGATGCGGAGACGCTGAAGGGCTGGCTGTATCGGGAGAATCCCCCGGACCGGGTGGGGCCGATCAAGACCTACCTCGCCGTCACCGACCTGCTGCGCGACCGTGTCCTGCTTCCCCGCGAGCGGGCTGCGGTCCTGCGGATCATCTCCGGTTTGCCCGAGTTGCGCTATGAGGGCGAGACTCACGACCGTGCCGGACGGCCCGGCCAGGCGTATTCGCTGGACTCCGACTACAGCGGCCTCCCCACTCGCTACACCCTCATCGTCGATCCCACCAACGGGGTCATCCTGGCCAACGAGCAGATGCTGACCACGCGGGCAGGCGAACTACAGGTATCCATCCCGTCGGTGATCGGCTATGAGACCTACCTACGTACCGAATTTCGGCGACAATGAGTGGTGGGTGAGGCGTCCACGACACGTCTCACACCCGCAGCCGTCAACAACGTCATGACCCGCAACACAACCGTTGACGAGTCTGCTGACACAGCAGCAGTTCGCACCACACCCGTCTCGACCACTCCGGAACCTGCAACGGAGGGCACGCCTACCCGACGGCCCGACGCATCACCGGATCTGACCGATCGCGCCGCCGTGGATTACAAAGCCCTGTACGAGCAAGCGCACGCCAAAGTTCGGCAAGGCGGAGCAGACCGCCCGGGAGCACCAGGAGAAGGCGAGGCGGCTGGACGAGATCGAGGCCGCGCAACAGACCGAAGCCGAGAAAGCCGCCGCCCGCGCGCAGGCAATCGAGCAGCAGGTCGCCGCGCTGCGGCGTCGTGCGGTCGATGGGGAGATCCGCGCCGCTGCTTCTGGCTGGATCGACCCCCGCGACGTGCCGCGCTACCTGGACGACCGAGACCGTTTACGTCAACGCCGAGGGCGAGATCGACACCGAGGCAATCACCGCCGACCTCGCGGTGGTGCTGCCGGCCCGCCCGCACCTCGCCCGCCCGAACACCTCGAGCAGCGACACGGCGCGGCGTCCGGATCCGGATCCCCTCGCAGAGTTCCTGGTCCGGTGGCGGCTTGGAAAGGTTGGACGCGCAGATCACTGAGGCGGAGCAGCGGGCGACTGGCCCACTGCGATCTCACTGAAGATCCGGCGTCTGGCCGAACAGGCTGCGGAGAAACATTAGGCTTCCCGCCTTGCGCGTATGGTTGCGCCGTAGTGGTCGGTCTGTTTGTGTACGACTTCTGGGGCGAACGGTGCGGGCCACACCTCGATCCGGTACTCCTCGACGGGTGGTCTGGCGCCATGTCGACAGCATTGTCCCGGCCCCGTGCGTGAATACGCAGCCGATAGATGCCAGGCCCATGCTGTGTGAGTGCGGGCAGGGCCTCCGGTGGATCATCCATGATGCCTTGGGCCACCATCTCGCCGACCGGAGCTTGTACCGACAGTTCTACGACCTCGTCCCACTCTGCGGTGTTCGTCGGAGGTGGTGAGTCATGCAGGGCGACTTCGACGTGGATCGAGCCTGTATGTATCCCGGTGCAGACCGCCACCACGCCTGGTTCGGCGATTGCCAAGCCGTTAGAGGGCCTCATCGTAGTGGGGAACGGGCCTGACTGCTCCCTGGCCAGAAATAGTCCGTGGGACATGAACAGGTCGGCAGCAGCCTGCACCGGTTTACTCATAACGCTCCTTTGCTCGACCTTGGGTTACCGGATCCAGACTGTGAAGGGATCCGCTTCCAAGACGCGATTATCACGATAGAAGTTGGCTTGCACCACCCCGCCGAGGCTGTTGTGATCTTCGTCGATCATTCTTCGGCTGAAGCCACCCCCGCTAGTGTGGGCGCCTTCCCACGTCGACGCCATGGGGTACTCGTCACAGCTCTTCCCGGGCGGTCTGGGCAGACTGGCCGGGCAAGCGGCTGCACGGTTCTTCCGTCTCAATTCCGAATCGGTGAGCCGGTGCAAGTATGTACCGCTTCCATAGGCACCTGGCAAGCCACTTGCTTGTGCGTCCCGGATATGTTGCGCCAATTCGTAGTATGGACCGTCGAGCGCATAGATCAATACCGGCTCATAGAGTGAGAATATGCAGCCCGTTGAGGCAACACCTGGCAATGCCGTGTCGCATCGCACATTCGGCGTGGTTTCGTTCAATGGTTGGGGCTGAAGGGTCCATTTAGGGTTATGAAAACGATATTGAAGGGATAACGTGTTATTTCCGATCGCCCAGCGGGCAGTGGCTGTCGTGTTGGTGTTCACGTCGCCTGCTGCTTCCAGGCCGGGATCGACCGGCTGTCCGCCAGGGAAGGACCCGACTCCGCCCGTGCAGTCGCCGGTACACCAACCGTGACCGGACAACGTCGTACCACCGACGGCCTGACCCCAACCACTGAGCGCATCCACGACTATCTGATACTGCCAGTTGTGAATTCTGGCACTTGTGAATGCGTAGTTGACCTCCAGGAAGAACAACTGACCGACGAGGGCCCCCGTGCGTGCTTCGTACACATTCAGCGTGCCCTCGATGAAGGCGCAGGCTTCGTCGCGGATAATCCACCATGTGTTGAGATCCAGGTCTTGACACCACTCCGGTACCGGCGGGTTGTCCGCGACGGCAGGCTTGGGTCTTTTGTCCGCAACGGATGTTGGTCTCGTGCACGCCACCAGATCTTTCCCACTGGCAGCGAATTCATGCAATCTCGACAAGGTGTCAGTGCAGGTATTCTGCACCTTCGCTGCCGGTCCCCGCTGCAGACCGGCCGGCGCTTCCGTGGTCGGCGAGGGTTGGGCGCTGGCTGGTTGCGCGGATAACAGGCCGCCGGCAATGAGAACAACTGATATTATCGACAATAATCTTCTCATTAGAATCCTCTATTTTGTGACGAATAGATGAATCCTAAGGGTCAGCGAGCGACTGGCACGATAGATGGGAATAGGGAAAGAAAAACGTGTCCGACATCTATGATCCGACAGGAGTGCCCTCCC
The sequence above is drawn from the Amycolatopsis aidingensis genome and encodes:
- a CDS encoding NucA/NucB deoxyribonuclease domain-containing protein, with product MRRLLSIISVVLIAGGLLSAQPASAQPSPTTEAPAGLQRGPAAKVQNTCTDTLSRLHEFAASGKDLVACTRPTSVADKRPKPAVADNPPVPEWCQDLDLNTWWIIRDEACAFIEGTLNVYEARTGALVGQLFFLEVNYAFTSARIHNWQYQIVVDALSGWGQAVGGTTLSGHGWCTGDCTGGVGSFPGGQPVDPGLEAAGDVNTNTTATARWAIGNNTLSLQYRFHNPKWTLQPQPLNETTPNVRCDTALPGVASTGCIFSLYEPVLIYALDGPYYELAQHIRDAQASGLPGAYGSGTYLHRLTDSELRRKNRAAACPASLPRPPGKSCDEYPMASTWEGAHTSGGGFSRRMIDEDHNSLGGVVQANFYRDNRVLEADPFTVWIR